One genomic window of Nitrospirota bacterium includes the following:
- a CDS encoding DUF1834 family protein, with protein sequence MLKIEEMETLITDTLCQVSGLATVDIHVGNIEDALTGSMKLPAALLVYGGAKAKLQTEGGMELLYNVDFSFTVFVIGKSSKDKKETGSRINTLLEDIRGVLNGLQQGSASLIWEGESLVVMTKTGVAVYSQHYRCREALTAKRGQRPPA encoded by the coding sequence ATGTTAAAGATAGAAGAAATGGAAACCCTGATAACAGACACACTCTGTCAGGTCAGCGGCCTTGCCACTGTTGATATACACGTAGGTAACATTGAGGATGCACTCACAGGCAGCATGAAATTACCGGCAGCACTTTTAGTTTACGGCGGAGCTAAGGCAAAGTTACAGACAGAGGGAGGCATGGAGCTTCTGTATAACGTTGACTTTAGCTTCACTGTTTTTGTTATCGGTAAAAGTTCAAAAGACAAAAAAGAGACCGGTTCAAGGATTAATACTTTGCTTGAGGACATAAGAGGAGTTTTAAACGGGTTACAACAAGGCTCAGCCTCTTTGATTTGGGAGGGAGAGAGCCTTGTTGTTATGACAAAAACTGGAGTAGCAGTGTACTCCCAGCATTATAGATGCCGGGAGGCACTGACAGCTAAGAGGGGTCAGCGACCCCCGGCATAA
- a CDS encoding DUF1320 domain-containing protein: MYITATDIYAVIKEAAAIELTDDENTGSVNVDFVNSAITQSDGVIDSYLATRYKLPLSIVPDVIKSVAVTLTVYNLYQRSSLEVDEKTKKAYTDAVSLLKDISKGAASLGLQETSAGLAQSNKTTNGRVFTIDKLRSY, from the coding sequence ATGTATATAACGGCAACGGACATATATGCGGTAATTAAAGAGGCGGCAGCCATTGAGTTAACGGATGACGAAAACACAGGGTCAGTTAATGTTGACTTTGTAAATTCTGCGATAACCCAGTCTGACGGAGTTATTGACAGCTATCTGGCAACGCGGTATAAACTGCCGCTTTCAATAGTGCCGGATGTCATTAAGTCCGTTGCCGTTACACTTACCGTGTATAACCTGTATCAACGTTCCTCGTTAGAAGTTGATGAAAAGACCAAAAAAGCCTATACCGATGCCGTCTCTTTACTAAAAGACATCTCAAAAGGCGCTGCTTCATTAGGCCTGCAAGAGACATCGGCAGGACTGGCACAGTCAAATAAAACAACAAACGGCAGGGTGTTTACCATTGATAAGCTGAGGAGCTATTAA